A single genomic interval of Oryza sativa Japonica Group chromosome 7, ASM3414082v1 harbors:
- the LOC4342906 gene encoding uncharacterized protein isoform X2, with protein MEPGSSSREGEQQEPANERLTATGGGGGGGGGSPVSDQELSDGEEVSDGEYQAGDDFSGYAVRGRGFVEKEHIFDKVVTPSDVGNLGRLVIPWQHAECYFPRDVPANEREGVVLRFEDDAGNSWRFLYRGSSLTLGWSHFFRKNRLDAGDMVSFYRGASEATRDRLFIHSKRRMHILPTLGYSDPQVHINRLFQLLVRVRTMVSSFGKSGSPSPPNSPLPTVQNFTYKALKDCLQDLHYYSLLSMMGRNHKSQSTSAKIRDTIPTLDALIQLRSLSDPVFRIPAAATSHCILLCRGVLGIMGFLCSDENMKEDHRMLQVPAFDDLNYSAQDKITRMKEQTMPSSLADPIYLLPTAIRNLLYLDLSNCSDIVQLPPSLGSSLHMLSALNLSCCYSLRALPDSLVCLYDLQILLLSFCHNLQNLPVSFGDLSNLRLLDLSGCRSLRLFPSSFVNLGSLENLNLSDCIRLMGIPQNFEDLQKLEYLNFAGCYRVDLPVYCLTNLVNLKCLTLSNHTDIKDFPYSFTDLKRHLYLSRWWKYNWVHTQCNLKTNLLQSYRCHQQRIINSLLSDGSDEGDITSEQSLTSICIFGERGTGKTELLHEIYNDQKILEGFHLRIWINMCDKKRLLEKIIEFTACAYCYDAPSSILEETVREELNGKRFLLVLNDADIENQCFWTDVWKVSNVGAAGSALIVTTRSKEVASLFGAMKPYYMNPLSKEECFMVFQEHADCGFDINNDHELTKVGWKIVEKCGGNLLCMKALSGLLWHSKTALSEIDSLVGGIVPALRLCYDLLPSHLKQCFKFCSLFPKDYVFVKHHIIQLWISQGFVYPEEDSQPEDTGLQYFNEFLCRSFFQHCPFSNDHEDKFVMHELFHDLARSVSKDESFSSEEPFFSLPENICHLSLVISDSNTVVLTKEHRHLQSLMVVRRSATEYSSSFVPLLKILGLNDLLMKCGFLRALNLSCTTIVDLPGSIGRMKHLRFLAMNNTKIKSLPTEIGQLNTLQTLELKDCCCLIELPESTKNLMKLRHLDVQKEPGNIHVGMPSGLGQLTDLQTLTVFNIGDDLSHCSIRDLKNLSGLRGHVHITGLQNITAGDDAKEANLVGKQFLQALTLEWCCSSEEMEDESDKEIANQVLQNLQPNTSIQELAIQNYPGNSFPNWIKDSGLCMLVSITIDNSQDCNEIPYLGDLPCLKFLFIQKMYAVENFGQRSNSLTTDGKHAPGFPSLEILNLWEMYSLQFWNGTRYGDFPQLRGLSISRCPKLSNLPPLISLLYLSFHCGDQLPALSEFPSLKSLKIEGFQKLKSVSFCPEMPLLQKLEISDCKELVSIDAPLLSVSNLKVVRCPKLHFGGSWLEGCLMWEEFKRDKCTIKYLLVNTMKDDGWNWIKYGQKDIIGSKYQRSYLRCNQMHSTGCKARKIVEPSNDDLNIWLVTYIYEHNHQQRAGPTDEPLPSGQHVQLATTRKRKEFDASNDEMTPKKQFSEQ; from the exons AGCAAACGAACGACTAACCgccaccggaggaggaggaggaggaggaggaggaagccctGTCTCAGATCAGGAACTCTCGGATGGTGAGGAAGTGTCTGATGGTGAGTATCAGGCCGGCGACGATTTCTCTGGCTACGCGGTCCGGGGCCGGGGGTTCGTCGAGAAGGAGCACATATTCGACAAGGTGGTGACGCCCAGCGACGTCGGGAATCTGGGCCGGCTGGTGATCCCGTGGCAGCACGCGGAGTGCTACTTCCCGCGGGACGTACCCGCGAACGAGAGGGAGGGCGTCGTCCTCAGATTCGAGGACGATGCCGGCAATTCATGGCGTTTCCTCTACCGCGGCAGCAGCTTGACGTTGGGATGGAGCCACTTCTTCAGGAAGAACCGCCTCGACGCCGGGGACATGGTCTCCTTCTACCGTGGCGCCAGCGAGGCCACCCGTGACCGCCTCTTCATCCACTCGAAGCGCCGGATGCACATTCTCCCTACTCTAGGCTACTCAGACCCTCAGGTTCATATCAATCGCCTCTTTCAGCTGCTGGTTCGGGTAAGAACCATGGTTTCATCCTTCGGTAAATctgggtcgccgtcgccgcccaattCTCCGCTTCCTACAGTTCAAAATTTCACCTACAAAGCGCTAAAAGATTGCCTCCAAGATCTGCACTACTACAGCCTCCTGTCCATGATGGGGAGAAACCACAAAAGTCAGTCAACATCCGCAAAGATCCGTGATACTATTCCTACGCTTGATGCTTTGATACAATTACGAAGCCTGTCAGATCCAGTTTTTCGTATTCCCGCCGCAGCGACGTCGCATTGCATCCTCTTATGCCGTGGTGTTTTGGGGATCATGGGCTTCCTATGCTCTGATGAGAATATGAAGGAGGATCACCGGATGCTTCAGGTTCCTGCTTTTGATGATCTGAACTACTCTGCCCAAGACAAGATTACCAGGATGAAAGAACAGACAATGCCATCATCCCTGGCTGACCCCATTTATCTGTTGCCCACAGCAATCAGGAACCTGCTGTATTTGGACCTCTCAAATTGCAGTGACATTGTACAACTGCCTCCTTCCCTGGGATCATCACTTCATATGCTCTCTGCACTAAACCTCTCTTGTTGTTATTCTCTTCGTGCGTTGCCGGATTCACTAGTATGCCTGTACGACTTGCAGATTCTGCTTCTTTCCTTCTGCCACAATCTGCAAAACCTTCCGGTGTCATTTGGTGATCTTTCTAATCTCAGGCTGTTGGATTTGTCGGGCTGTCGCAGTCTTAGATTGTTCCCTTCTTCTTTTGTCAATCTGGGCAGTCTAGAGAACTTGAACTTATCTGACTGTATAAGGCTGATGGGCATTCCACAGAATTTTGAAGATCTTCAGAAGCTCGAGTACTTGAATTTTGCAGGATGCTACAGAGTGGACCTGCCTGTTTACTGCCTAACCAACCTTGTTAATCTGAAGTGCCTAACTCTGTCAAACCACACTGATATCAAAGATTTTCCTTATTCCTTCACTGATCTTAAAAGACATCTATACCTGTCAAGATGGTGGAAATACAACTGGGTACATACCCAATGCAACCTAAAG ACAAATCTTTTGCAGTCCTATAGGTGTCACcagcaaagaataattaacagCTTACTGTCAGATGGTTCTGATGAGGGTGACATTACTAGTGAGCAGAGTCTCACATCTATCTGTATATTTGGTGAAAGAGGCACAGGGAAGACTGAGCTACTCCATGAAATTTATAATGATCAAAAAATTTTAGAGGGTTTTCATCTGAGGATATGGATAAATATGTGTGACAAAAAGAGGCTATTGGAGAAGATCATAGAGTTTACAGCTTGTGCCTATTGCTATGATGCCCCATCAAGCATTCTTGAAGAAACTGTAAGAGAAGAGCTTAATGGCAAGAGATTCTTACTTGTACTGAATGATGCTGATATTGAAAACCAATGTTTCTGGACAGATGTATGGAAGGTATCAAATGTTGGTGCCGCAGGAAGTGCTCTTATTGTAACCACAAGGAGCAAAGAAGTGGCTAGCCTATTTGGAGCAATGAAACCCTATTACATGAATCCCCTATCTAAAGAAGAATGCTTTATGGTCTTCCAGGAACATGCTGATTGTGGTTTTGATATTAATAATGACCATGAGTTAACAAAAGTTGGCTGGAAGATTGTTGAGAAATGTGGTGGTAATCTATTGTGTATGAAGGCTCTAAGCGGGTTATTATGGCATTCTAAAACTGCTTTGTCTGAAATCGATTCGCTTGTTGGCGGTATTGTACCAGCACTAAGACTCTGTTATGATCTTCTACCGTCACATCTGAAGCAGTGCTTCAAATTCTGTTCCCTGTTTCCAAAAGACTATGTTTTCGTCAAGCATCACATCATCCAATTATGGATCTCTCAAGGTTTTGTATACCCTGAAGAAGATAGTCAACCAGAAGACACTGGCCTGCAGTATTTTAATGAGTTTCTCTGCAGATCATTTTTCCAACACTGCCCCTTTAGTAATGATCATGAAGACAAATTCGTTATGCATGAGTTATTTCATGATTTGGCACGTTCCGTTTCAAAGGATGAAAGCTTCAGTTCAGAGGAACCATTTTTCAGCCTTCCTGAAAATATTTGCCACCTTTCACTTGTTATTTCAGATTCCAATACTGTTGTGTTGACAAAAGAACATAGACATCTGCAGTCCCTTATGGTTGTCAGGAGATCAGCAACAGAGTACTCAAGTTCCTTTGTGCCACTTTTGAAAATATTGGGTTTGAATGATCTTCTGATGAAATGTGGATTTTTAAGAGCATTGAATTTGAGCTGTACAACAATAGTAGACCTGCCTGGTTCAATTGGGAGGATGAAACACTTAAGATTCCTGGCTATGAACAACACAAAGATCAAGAGTCTACCAACTGAAATAGGTCAATTGAACACCCTTCAGACATTGGAACTCAAGGATTGTTGCTGCCTCATTGAGTTACCGGAAAGCACGAAGAATTTGATGAAGCTGCGACACCTTGATGTTCAAAAGGAACCAGGAAATATTCATGTTGGCATGCCTTCTGGGCTCGGGCAGCTAACTGATCTACAAACACTAACGGTATTTAATATTGGGGATGATTTATCACATTGTTCAATTCGGGACTTGAAGAATCTCAGTGGACTAAGGGGACATGTTCATATAACAGGGCTTCAAAATATTACTGCAGGTGATGATGCCAAAGAAGCAAATCTAGTAGGTAAGCAATTCCTACAAGCTTTGACACTAGAATGGTGTTGCAGCAGTGAGGAAATGGAAGATGAAAGTGACAAAGAAATTGCTAATCAGGTCCTTCAAAATCTTCAGCCAAACACTAGCATTCAAGAGCTAGCTATTCAAAATTATCCTGGCAATTCGTTCCCTAATTGGATTAAGGATTCAGGGCTTTGCATGCTTGTTTCAATTACAATTGACAACTCGCAAGACTGTAATGAGATCCCGTACCTTGGTGACCTGCCATGTCTTAAATTTCTCTTCATACAGAAAATGTATGCTGTAGAAAACTTTGGACAAAGAAGTAACTCTTTGACTACTGATGGTAAACATGCCCCTGGATTCCCATCACTGGAGATACTGAATCTGTGGGAGATGTATTCTTTGCAATTCTGGAATGGAACAAGATATGGGGATTTCCCACAGCTTCGAGGTCTCTCTATCAGTAGATGCCCAAAACTCAGTAATTTACCACCCCTGATTTCCCTGCTATATTTGTCATTTCACTGTGGTGATCAACTGCCAGCCTTGTCAGAATTTCCATCACTCAAGTCACTGAAGATTGAAGGCTTTCAGAAGCTCAAGTCTGTCAGCTTCTGCCCTGAGATGCCATTGTTACAAAAATTGGAGATAAGTGATTGCAAAGAGTTAGTATCAATAGATGCTCCTTTGTTGtctgtttcaaatttaaaagttGTCAGGTGCCCAAAACTTCATTTTGGAGGCAGTTGGCTCGAAGGCTGTCTCATGTGGGAAGAGTTTAAAAG